One genomic segment of Synergistota bacterium includes these proteins:
- a CDS encoding WecB/TagA/CpsF family glycosyltransferase has product MRGLSAYLLLIVFALILSILPERGKRKLEEDRKRELFLSVSLILVFASASLLLVKFFPDLSPVFLSAILVFWIGFYSQGYRVPHSLKLFLLSGIAIYLAREGICIHFLSSPHGGYYYLSFLAFPLTVLWIVGISNSLVILDEVEGASLGVSLIASTVFGMVAYMQHQGLWDAIALSSFTALFCAVLLAIKGGERLGEGFSSMLGFLLGTVAILGVLKRTAFLTLLIPIMILGVPLLNSSYAVVSGYIHPLASSALPDRGRRLYHHLLAIGLEQREIAFLIHILSLYLGIGALLLFKFPSVYIALFIPLGAILLVRGYSRFLSGTLSSVAEQGMRRSIFGVRVDNISLEYALGRIEAFLRDGESHVIITPDSPAILTALEDREYRKILDEADMVVPDGIGIVIAGWLLGQPIGGRLPGIELMGAILKRASFHRRRVFLVGAKRGVAERAAINLKRAFPGIEIVGVSDGYFSKEEEEKLIERIRMAHPHYLFVGMGVPKQEKWIYGNKEKLRVPVMMGVGGSFDVWAGDIKRAPLLLRKMGLEWLYRALLEPWRLRKVLKLYRFALLLIINLLKGSGEGED; this is encoded by the coding sequence GTGAGGGGCCTTTCCGCTTATCTACTTTTGATCGTTTTCGCTCTTATTCTTTCCATTCTTCCTGAACGCGGTAAGAGAAAGTTAGAGGAAGACCGTAAAAGGGAGCTTTTTCTTTCCGTTTCCTTAATTCTCGTTTTTGCCTCTGCCTCGCTTTTACTTGTTAAGTTTTTTCCGGATCTCTCTCCAGTTTTTCTCTCTGCGATTTTGGTTTTCTGGATAGGCTTTTATTCTCAGGGATATCGTGTGCCTCATAGTTTAAAGCTCTTTCTACTCTCAGGTATAGCGATATATTTGGCGCGAGAGGGAATATGTATTCACTTCCTCAGTTCTCCCCATGGTGGATATTACTATTTGAGTTTTCTCGCTTTTCCCTTGACCGTTTTGTGGATTGTGGGAATATCTAATTCTCTCGTTATACTTGATGAGGTAGAGGGAGCGTCTCTTGGTGTTTCGCTTATAGCTTCAACCGTTTTTGGGATGGTCGCTTATATGCAGCATCAGGGATTATGGGATGCGATTGCGCTATCTTCATTTACCGCTCTTTTCTGTGCGGTGCTTCTTGCGATCAAGGGAGGAGAACGTTTAGGCGAAGGTTTCTCAAGCATGTTGGGATTTCTTCTCGGAACCGTTGCAATCTTGGGAGTTTTGAAAAGGACCGCTTTTTTGACGCTTTTGATACCTATAATGATCCTTGGGGTTCCTCTCCTTAATTCGTCTTATGCCGTGGTTTCTGGATATATTCATCCCCTTGCTTCTTCTGCGCTTCCTGATCGTGGGAGGCGTCTCTATCATCATCTTTTGGCGATAGGTTTGGAGCAGAGGGAGATAGCATTTTTAATACATATCTTAAGCCTCTATTTGGGTATAGGGGCTCTTCTTTTGTTTAAATTTCCCAGCGTTTACATAGCTCTGTTTATTCCTCTTGGAGCGATTCTTCTCGTGAGGGGGTATAGTAGATTTCTTTCTGGAACTCTTTCTTCCGTTGCAGAACAAGGAATGAGACGAAGCATCTTTGGTGTTAGAGTTGATAATATTTCCCTTGAGTATGCTCTTGGAAGGATTGAGGCTTTTCTTCGAGATGGGGAAAGCCATGTGATAATTACGCCTGATAGTCCTGCTATCTTGACTGCCCTTGAGGACAGAGAGTACAGGAAAATACTTGATGAAGCTGATATGGTCGTTCCCGATGGCATAGGGATAGTTATAGCGGGGTGGCTTCTTGGACAACCCATAGGGGGAAGACTTCCCGGGATAGAGCTTATGGGTGCTATTCTAAAGAGAGCATCTTTCCATAGAAGGAGAGTTTTTCTCGTTGGAGCTAAAAGGGGTGTTGCTGAAAGAGCTGCTATTAACTTGAAGCGCGCCTTTCCTGGAATTGAGATAGTGGGAGTTAGTGATGGTTATTTTAGCAAGGAGGAAGAGGAAAAATTAATAGAGCGTATAAGAATGGCACATCCGCACTATTTATTTGTTGGTATGGGAGTGCCCAAGCAGGAGAAGTGGATATACGGGAATAAGGAAAAGCTTCGTGTTCCCGTTATGATGGGGGTGGGAGGAAGCTTTGATGTTTGGGCTGGGGACATAAAGAGAGCGCCTCTGCTTTTGAGAAAAATGGGGCTGGAATGGCTTTATAGGGCGCTACTTGAGCCTTGGAGATTAAGAAAGGTTCTTAAGCTTTATCGGTTTGCTTTGCTTTTAATAATAAATCTCTTGAAAGGGAGTGGAGAAGGTGAGGATTAA
- a CDS encoding DUF2993 domain-containing protein: MKLKPFLKFFIVVVLLLVHSISFSSEGLSEKLKSALEELFTPKRIEVYINGSAEDPFFKDIYVEAEDAKTSGLPIERVKIEAIDAKLNPSDEWERGNIKVEKVKDVRLLMTITEEGLNSFLRDKIKDANEHGLKKAYVRIKKDKFILAASYQLGGLPIRVLVELAGKLKIKGSKIYLADYKFYVGGLKMRKEFTSRILRKVNPILDLRTLPFPVRDGIIEQEEGKITIRTKTLPQKPDLLRRRNNPNPSHIGNQRFGY, translated from the coding sequence ATGAAATTAAAACCCTTCTTAAAATTTTTTATCGTTGTCGTTCTGCTCCTCGTGCATAGTATTTCCTTTTCGTCGGAGGGCCTTTCGGAAAAGCTCAAATCCGCTTTAGAAGAACTCTTTACTCCAAAGAGAATAGAAGTTTACATAAACGGAAGCGCTGAAGATCCCTTCTTCAAGGACATATATGTAGAAGCGGAAGATGCAAAAACCTCAGGATTACCCATCGAAAGGGTGAAAATCGAGGCGATAGATGCGAAGCTTAATCCATCTGATGAGTGGGAAAGGGGAAACATTAAGGTAGAAAAGGTGAAAGATGTTAGGCTTCTTATGACAATAACCGAAGAGGGATTAAATTCATTTCTGCGGGATAAGATAAAGGATGCCAACGAACATGGTTTAAAAAAAGCTTACGTTAGAATAAAGAAAGATAAATTCATACTTGCCGCTTCGTATCAGCTCGGAGGCCTTCCCATAAGAGTTCTCGTCGAGCTCGCGGGAAAACTGAAGATAAAGGGTAGTAAGATCTACTTAGCAGATTATAAGTTTTATGTGGGGGGACTTAAAATGAGAAAGGAGTTCACCTCCCGCATTTTGAGGAAGGTGAACCCCATCTTAGACTTAAGAACGCTTCCCTTCCCCGTAAGGGATGGAATTATAGAACAAGAAGAAGGAAAGATAACGATAAGGACGAAAACACTCCCTCAAAAACCAGATCTACTTCGAAGGAGGAATAACCCTAATCCCTCCCATATAGGAAACCAGCGCTTCGGGTATTAA
- the serS gene encoding serine--tRNA ligase, producing the protein MLDLRAIRRDPERVRTALRKRGYSFPLDELLKKDEEWRNALSEVQALKEKRNEVSKKIAAMKAKGEDPTELLQEMKEVSRRIKELDKSVSTLESEIKNMLISIPNVPHESVPVGEDENDNVEVRRWGEPPKFDFEPKPHWDIGERLDILDFERGVKLAESRFTVLKGLGARLERALINFMLDLHTSEHGYKEIFPPFLVNSKAMFGTGQLPKFEQELYKCRDDDLYLVPTAEVPLTNLFMDEILPPGSLPIYVTAYTACFRREAGSYGKDIRGIIRQHQFNKVELVKFSEPESSYDELEKMVRDAEEVLRRLNLPYRVVLLCTGDMGFTSAKTYDIEVWMAGQGRYREISSCSNCEDFQARRANIRYRPSPGEKPRYVHTLNGSGVAVGRTLAAILENYQQEDGSVLIPEALVSYMGGIRVIPPSK; encoded by the coding sequence ATGCTTGATCTGAGAGCCATAAGAAGGGATCCAGAGAGAGTTAGAACTGCTCTTAGGAAAAGGGGATATTCTTTTCCCCTTGATGAGCTTCTTAAAAAGGACGAGGAGTGGAGGAACGCATTAAGCGAGGTTCAAGCTCTCAAGGAGAAAAGAAATGAGGTCTCTAAGAAAATAGCTGCGATGAAAGCTAAGGGAGAAGATCCGACGGAGCTTCTTCAGGAGATGAAGGAGGTATCTCGAAGGATAAAAGAGCTTGATAAGAGCGTTTCTACGTTGGAATCTGAGATAAAGAATATGCTCATTTCTATACCGAATGTTCCTCATGAGAGCGTTCCCGTGGGCGAGGATGAAAACGATAACGTGGAGGTAAGAAGATGGGGAGAGCCACCGAAGTTTGATTTTGAGCCGAAACCTCACTGGGATATAGGTGAACGGCTTGATATTCTTGATTTTGAAAGAGGGGTTAAGCTTGCAGAATCCCGCTTTACGGTTTTAAAGGGTCTTGGTGCTCGGCTTGAAAGAGCGCTTATAAACTTCATGCTTGATCTTCACACGAGCGAGCACGGTTATAAGGAGATATTTCCGCCTTTTCTCGTTAACTCCAAAGCTATGTTCGGTACGGGTCAGCTCCCTAAGTTTGAGCAGGAGCTCTACAAATGCAGGGATGATGATCTCTATCTCGTCCCCACGGCGGAGGTTCCTTTGACTAATCTTTTCATGGATGAGATTCTTCCTCCAGGGAGCTTACCGATTTATGTTACGGCGTATACCGCTTGCTTCAGGAGAGAGGCTGGCTCTTATGGAAAAGATATAAGAGGGATAATAAGACAGCATCAGTTTAATAAGGTTGAGCTTGTGAAGTTCTCTGAACCGGAGAGCTCCTATGATGAGCTTGAGAAGATGGTCAGGGATGCGGAAGAGGTCTTAAGAAGGCTTAATCTTCCTTACAGAGTAGTGCTTCTTTGCACAGGTGACATGGGCTTTACATCAGCTAAGACATACGACATAGAGGTCTGGATGGCGGGGCAGGGAAGATATAGGGAAATCTCCTCATGTAGTAATTGTGAAGATTTTCAGGCGCGCAGGGCTAATATAAGATACAGGCCCTCACCAGGGGAGAAGCCCCGCTATGTTCATACGCTTAATGGCTCTGGCGTGGCGGTGGGCAGAACCTTAGCTGCTATACTTGAGAACTATCAGCAGGAAGATGGAAGCGTTTTAATACCCGAAGCGCTGGTTTCCTATATGGGAGGGATTAGGGTTATTCCTCCTTCGAAGTAG
- a CDS encoding 6,7-dimethyl-8-ribityllumazine synthase yields the protein MILKVYEGKLLGKGIKIGIVVSRFNEFITRKLLDGALDALRRHGVSDDDMEIAWVPGSFEIPLVALKMAKSGRYDGVLCLGAVIRGDTPHFSYIASECAKGIAQTMLKCEIPISFGVLTTDNIEQAIERAGTKAGNKGWDAALSLIEMINLVKELGKDA from the coding sequence ATGATCTTGAAGGTTTACGAGGGAAAGCTTCTGGGTAAAGGTATAAAAATAGGAATAGTAGTTTCAAGGTTTAATGAGTTTATAACGAGGAAGTTGCTTGATGGAGCGTTGGATGCCTTAAGGAGGCATGGGGTTTCCGATGATGATATGGAAATTGCTTGGGTTCCAGGTTCTTTTGAGATCCCACTTGTGGCTTTAAAAATGGCCAAAAGCGGAAGATATGATGGAGTTCTCTGTCTTGGTGCCGTTATAAGAGGTGATACTCCTCATTTTAGCTATATAGCCTCAGAGTGTGCCAAGGGCATAGCTCAAACTATGCTTAAGTGTGAGATTCCTATATCTTTTGGAGTTCTAACTACAGATAATATAGAGCAGGCTATAGAGAGGGCTGGGACAAAAGCGGGTAATAAGGGTTGGGATGCTGCTTTATCCCTCATAGAGATGATAAATCTGGTGAAGGAGCTGGGTAAAGATGCTTGA
- a CDS encoding bifunctional 3,4-dihydroxy-2-butanone-4-phosphate synthase/GTP cyclohydrolase II, whose product MDLCERRGGIALENFRFNTVEEAIEDIKQGKMVIVVDDEDRENEGDLIIAAEKVTPEAINFMAKYGRGLICMPIIKERLEELKIPLMVTENTDPHETAFTITVDAKHGTTTGISAYDRALTVKTILDPNTKPEDLRRPGHLFLLMAREGGVLRRAGHTEAAVDLARLAGLYPAGVICEIMNDDGTMARLPELFKFAQRHGLKIITIKDLIAYRFKREKLVQRIVENVDLPTKWGHFKVIAYKSLLDGDDDYLVHIALVKGDVSGKKNVLVRVHSECLTGDVFNSLRCDCGEQLHRAMQMIEEEGMGVLLYMRQEGRGIGLVNKLKAYKLQEEGFDTVDANIALGFPPDLRDYGIGAQILADLGLSTIRLITNNPRKIVGLAGYGLKVVERVPIEIEPNAYNEDYLRAKAEKLGHLLCCKYKG is encoded by the coding sequence ATGGATTTATGTGAGCGAAGAGGGGGGATAGCTTTGGAGAACTTTAGGTTTAACACAGTTGAGGAAGCCATAGAAGATATAAAGCAAGGTAAGATGGTTATAGTTGTCGATGACGAAGATAGAGAAAATGAGGGGGATTTGATTATCGCTGCTGAAAAAGTCACACCTGAAGCTATAAACTTTATGGCTAAGTATGGTAGGGGTCTCATATGCATGCCTATAATCAAGGAGAGACTTGAGGAGCTCAAGATACCCCTTATGGTTACGGAGAATACAGATCCTCATGAGACAGCTTTTACGATAACTGTGGATGCTAAGCACGGCACTACCACAGGCATATCCGCATACGATAGAGCTTTAACGGTTAAAACGATACTCGATCCCAACACAAAGCCTGAGGATTTAAGAAGGCCGGGGCATCTCTTTCTGCTGATGGCGCGGGAGGGAGGGGTGTTAAGAAGAGCAGGGCACACTGAGGCAGCAGTTGACCTTGCCCGGCTTGCGGGGCTTTATCCAGCGGGGGTAATATGTGAGATAATGAACGACGATGGAACCATGGCTCGTCTCCCCGAGCTATTTAAGTTCGCTCAAAGGCACGGCCTTAAAATAATAACTATAAAGGACCTTATAGCTTATCGCTTTAAGAGGGAAAAGCTCGTTCAGAGGATAGTCGAGAATGTTGATCTTCCTACTAAGTGGGGACATTTCAAGGTGATAGCTTATAAGTCTCTTCTTGATGGGGATGATGATTATCTCGTTCATATAGCTCTCGTTAAAGGTGATGTTTCGGGTAAAAAGAACGTTCTTGTGAGAGTCCACTCAGAGTGCTTGACGGGGGATGTTTTTAACTCTCTCAGGTGTGACTGCGGGGAACAGCTGCACAGGGCTATGCAGATGATAGAGGAAGAGGGCATGGGCGTGCTTCTTTACATGAGACAGGAGGGACGTGGTATAGGACTCGTTAACAAGCTTAAGGCTTATAAGCTTCAGGAGGAGGGCTTTGATACGGTTGATGCCAATATCGCGCTTGGTTTTCCTCCAGACTTGAGAGATTATGGCATAGGTGCTCAGATACTTGCGGATCTTGGGCTCTCTACCATAAGGCTTATAACCAATAACCCCAGAAAGATAGTGGGACTCGCCGGCTATGGACTTAAGGTAGTGGAAAGGGTTCCAATTGAGATAGAGCCTAATGCCTATAATGAGGATTATCTCAGGGCAAAGGCTGAAAAGCTGGGGCATTTATTATGCTGTAAATACAAGGGGTGA
- a CDS encoding riboflavin synthase yields the protein MFTGLIEDLGRVVDIEKRGVWRLSIATDLAPLKVGASIAVNGACLTVVFSRKGFFSVDVMKETLEKTNISLLKIGDEVNLERPLRVGDRLEGHFVLGHVDCMGRISDVVPEGRSRRIWISFPEEYTDYIVPKGSIAVDGVSLTIASVERGAFSVALIPHTLERTNLSRRKAGDLVNLEFDILGKYIYRMLKGRKESERKSVTVELLKKYGFM from the coding sequence ATGTTTACAGGGCTTATAGAGGATCTCGGTAGGGTGGTAGACATAGAAAAGAGAGGAGTTTGGAGGCTCAGTATCGCTACAGATCTTGCGCCTCTCAAGGTGGGTGCAAGTATTGCGGTTAATGGGGCATGTTTGACTGTTGTCTTCTCACGCAAGGGTTTTTTTAGCGTTGACGTTATGAAAGAGACGCTTGAGAAAACGAATATATCGCTGCTTAAGATTGGGGACGAGGTTAATCTTGAAAGGCCATTAAGGGTGGGTGATAGACTTGAGGGACACTTTGTTTTGGGGCATGTTGATTGCATGGGAAGAATCTCCGATGTTGTTCCTGAGGGGAGATCGCGCCGAATATGGATTTCCTTTCCGGAGGAGTATACCGATTACATAGTCCCGAAGGGGTCTATTGCGGTTGATGGTGTGAGCTTGACCATCGCTTCGGTTGAGAGGGGAGCTTTTTCGGTTGCCTTAATCCCACATACGCTTGAAAGAACGAATCTCTCGAGGAGAAAAGCGGGTGATCTTGTTAACCTTGAGTTCGATATACTTGGGAAATATATCTATAGAATGTTAAAAGGGAGGAAGGAGTCGGAGAGGAAAAGTGTTACAGTGGAGCTTTTGAAAAAATATGGATTTATGTGA